In the genome of Populus nigra chromosome 9, ddPopNigr1.1, whole genome shotgun sequence, one region contains:
- the LOC133703351 gene encoding putative germin-like protein 2-1: protein MASSILFFGFLAFSFSHVLASDPSSLQDFCVADENSNVIVNGLACKDPKEVQADDFSFSGLHLAGNTSNAVGSRATTVNVAQIPGLNTLGISLVRIDYAPWGINPPHTHPRGSEILTVIEGSLEVGFVTSSPENRLIKKILQKGDVFVFPIGLIHFQRNVGNGDAVAIAALSSQNPGVITIANAMFGSTPLIPGDILVKAFQLDKNGVNYLQSRF from the exons ATGGCATCTTCCATTCTTTTCTTCGGATTCCTTGCTTTTTCCTTCAGCCATGTCCTAGCATCGGATCCAAGCTCCCTTCAAGATTTCTGTGTGGCAGATGAAAACAGTAATG TGATAGTGAATGGTTTGGCTTGCAAGGATCCCAAAGAGGTTCAAGCTGATGACTTCTCCTTCAGTGGACTTCACTTGGCAGGCAACACTTCAAATGCTGTAGGGTCTAGGGCAACCACAGTAAACGTAGCCCAGATACCAGGGCTTAACACACTTGGAATCTCTCTTGTTCGCATCGACTACGCACCATGGGGCATTAACCCTCCTCACACACACCCTCGTGGATCCGAAATCTTGACTGTCATCGAAGGCAGTCTTGAGGTTGGGTTTGTGACATCCAGCCCTGAAAACCGTCTCATCAAAAAAATTCTACAAAAGGGTGATGTGTTTGTATTTCCTATTGGTCTCATTCACTTTCAGAGAAATGTTGGAAATGGCGACGCCGTAGCCATTGCAGCTCTGAGCAGCCAAAATCCAGGCGTCATTACCATTGCCAATGCGATGTTTGGCTCCACCCCATTGATCCCAGGTGACATTCTAGTGAAGGCTTTCCAGTTGGACAAGAATGGTGTCAACTACCTTCAATCCAGGTTCTAA